aagccccgcatcgggctccctgctcagcgggaagcctgcttcttcctctcccactccccctgcttgtgttccctctctcgctgtctctctctgtcaaataaataaaatcttaaaacaacaacaacaacaaaaaaaacattgACACAGTACTTGCTACCTAGGGCCAGACGCTGTGCTTTACCAATATGAACCTCTCCTTAGAACCCTATGAACTAGGAATtgatgatccccattttacagacaaggagactgaggcacagaaaaatgacagacttgcccaaagtcccacagctGCTGAGTAGAAGCTGGCTTTGAATCGCCCCGGTTCTCTGGCTCCACAGTCTCTGTGTTTAACCACGAGACCTTGCTACATGATCCGTAAATCCTCACCATGACCTGATCAGGACattacagatagagaaactgaggcacagagaggtcaagtcacATGCCCAAGGGACATCGGATTCAAATCCAAGTAGCCTGGCTCCAGAGGCCCCCTTCCCAATTTCTGAGCTACTCATTAAGCcaatgaccttggacaagccatTTCAGCTCCCTAAGCCTcagctgcctcatctgtaaaatggggctgctATACAAACAAACGCTTAGAGCAGCACCTGGAAGGAGTGCTGCTGCTGTTTCATTAATACCGTCCGACTCCCGAAACTGTGTGCTGAACTCGTATGTCCTAAAATAAGgaagtctcggggcgcctggggggctctgtcggtgaagcgtctgccttcggctcaggtcatgatcccggggttctgggatcgagtcccgcatccggggagcctgcatctccctctgaccctccccctgcttgtgctccctctccctctctctctcaaataaatacaatcttttaaaaaaaaataaaataaaataaggaagtcTGAGCAAACCCTGCACAAGGAAGCCTCTGAGAGGGTCCACCGTCGACAGCTGTTCCGACACCCACCACGACAGCGACCCTGCCAGGTAGCCTACCTCCAGAGGGGTAAAGTCATGGTTGACCAGGAACGCCAGGATGGCCGTGGGAACAACGAGGAACTCCACCCGGAATGTGTCGTGGTTCCCGTCATAAGTGGCTTTGAACTTGCTGTAAATCATCCAGACTGTGGTGAAGGAACAGGCAATGTAGACCACCTGCCAAGGGGGATGAGGACAAGGGCGCTTCAGTTCAAAGCACAGGGCCTGAGCCTCCAAGAGACTGGGGTCTGACAACCTAGGAGTCTGgaaccccagccccctcctccctcagacccaggagtcctcaccccccacccctcctccctcagaccctggAGTCCTCatctccagccccctcctccctcagatccAGGAGTCCTCACccctggcccctcctccctcagaccctggAGTCCTCatctccagccccctcctcccttagACCCAGGAGTTTGGaaccccagccccttcctcccttgGGCCCAGGAAGTCTGGGATCCATACTCCCTCCTCCCTAGGCCTCTCCcttggctcccccccccccgcaccccccccccgcaGGAGGGGCCAGCAGGTAGGGCAAAGCCTTTACCTTCATGCACGTGTTGTATAGTGAGATGTAGTTGGTGAAGAGGTCCAGGTATCGGGCAGTGAACACCACAGCAAACAGGACCTGGCTCTTCCCTGAAATCCCTGTGGTccaaagagagagtggggggtaGGCTGGGAGTGGGCTGCACGGGGAATAAACCAAGGCCCAAGCTCCTGGGACAAGCCCACGGTCCGCTCCAGAGTGCAGCTGTCCCTGGaggcctccccagccctcccgccTGAGCAGGGCCCTTTCCCACGGCCCACAGCCAGGGGGCAGCCCGGCCCCGAAGCTACTCCAGCCCGAGGCTCTGTCCCAGGCTAGGCCTCACGGCCACTCCCGGCCCCCTTAGGGTCCTCCCACAGTCCGGACACAAGGTGGGGCCTCGGAAGGACCCCCCTTGACCTCAGCCCCCTGGAACCGGTCGCCGCTCTCCCGCTCCCTTCCTGACCGCCACGGTCCACGTCACCAACTCCCAGCCACCTCCCTGCCTGCCACCGCTCCCCGTTCCCAGCCCTGAAATCCCGGGGCCACCGGAGAAGGGCCCGGGGGAGCTGAATTGGGTGCCTGGAGCCACCCCCACCCAACTGTATGCACCCCTACTCTGGGGAAGAGAACTGACCCCCCGGTGACCCCGGACCTGGAAGGGGGATCCCCAGCAagcagtggggggatgggtggggagaCCCGTCCCCCTAGTGCCTCCAAACCcttccccgagtcctgggatgtTCCCCGTACTCTCCCCCTTCTCCCGCCCCGGTGGGCGTCTCACCGGCACAAGAGCGGGACTTCCAGATTTTGAGCAGTAGCAAGATGATGGCTAGGAGGTGGGAGAGGTCTCCCAGGAATCGGAAGAGATTCATGCTTTGGGGGAGtctggcagggctgggctggtggGAGGCAGGCTGGAGGGGGGGTCTGCCCCCCGGGGCTGATGTTCTGGCCgggtggctgggctggggggtgggagaggggcccTCGAGTGGGCTCCGCTCCGGGGAGGGGGCTCTGGGAGGGGGAGCCGAGGCCGGAGCTGGTGGCCGAGCAGGagctgggaagagggaggagggcgggagggggaggagtCCGGAGGGAGGCTCCGCCCCCGAGGGCGGAGTTCCGGCTCTCCGGCGCCCCCTATCCCGCACCTCCCGGCTTGCAGAATCCGCGCTGAAGGCACCCCCAAGGCTGCCTGCTAGGAATTTATGGGGTCGATGGGATCTGAAACTCCCAAATCCGGCGCCTGCTCCTCCAGGCGGTCTGTGCCTCTGAGAGGGTGGCATTTCAGCCGCCCAGCCTCTGCCATTGTCAGGGATTCAGAAGGCTGGTCTGTGAGTTTTAAAAATCCTAGACAGGGCCCCAGACCCTGGCCTTTTAGGGGCCTCCAGCTCCAATCCACCCAAAAGACAAGAaagcagcccccagcccctccctcggGCCCAAGAGCGTGGCCCCCCTTCCTTGAGACTTAGGGTCCCACCTCAAGCGACTTGTGTCTCCAGCATCCTGGCCCAGGAACCCTAAATGCAcaatcccttcctcctcctgggacCCACGGATTCAGGTCCCCAGCCTCTTCTTTTTCAGGAATGTGAGCCTTCACCCGTGCTCTCCCAGACCCTGGAGTCAGCcacccacagccctgccccctcACAGGCGTATACACACTctcctgggctctgccctcaggggCCCAGGTGTCCTGcgctccaccccaccccagcacttTAGAGAACGCTGGGCCCTACCGATCGAGCAGGAGGGGCACGAGCTGGGCAGCTGGCCGGAGGGCTCGTTCGGGGGCCAGGCTGTGTCTAGGAGGCAGCAGACAGTGCTTTTCTCTTGGATGTGTGAGTACCCATGGGTGACAGAGACCAGGGTGCCACAGTAGCAGAAGTGGTATTGGTTTCCTTAGAGGCCTGGAGGGATTGGGGTCCATGAGTCTTGGACTTGTGGGCCCCTGAGGACGGTCTGTGCTGGGGGGTTGGGTTGTCTGAGTGGCCAACAGGGACggggcctggaggaggggccCAGAGGCCTGGACTACTGGATCCGAGGGA
This genomic window from Ursus arctos isolate Adak ecotype North America unplaced genomic scaffold, UrsArc2.0 scaffold_19, whole genome shotgun sequence contains:
- the KDELR1 gene encoding ER lumen protein-retaining receptor 1 yields the protein MNLFRFLGDLSHLLAIILLLLKIWKSRSCAGISGKSQVLFAVVFTARYLDLFTNYISLYNTCMKVVYIACSFTTVWMIYSKFKATYDGNHDTFRVEFLVVPTAILAFLVNHDFTPLEILWTFSIYLESVAILPQLFMVSKTGEAETITSHYLFALGVYRTLYLFNWIWRYHFEGFFDLIAIVAGLVQTVLYCDFFYLYITKVLKGKKLSLPA